The following are encoded together in the Bacillota bacterium genome:
- the rpoN gene encoding RNA polymerase factor sigma-54: MRIGQELALKQIPKLVMTPELRQAITVLQLPIMDLRQYIEGQLLENPLLEIEDQEPSDISGEPEGLTESTDFSATPQDKDLDPQERQDDKSADIDWEQYFADSSDVGYRETFPSGFADKDDTSFENMATSPLSLHDHLMLQLRLACSGRDFTIGEFIIGNIDDDGYLRSGIEEIASMCGASPDQVIHVLRLIQSFEPSGVGARNIAECLLLQVRTLDLDPGLLRLAEAVIQGHLEDLAYGRYHKIAESLGISVQDAQKAGDLVRTLDPKPGREFGGTQGTNYIIPDVIIQRVGREYVVIVNDQAVPKLTLSATYRRLLRSPDEYGEVVSDFIKAKLNSAMWLLKSIERRRLTLQRVTECIVKFQRKFLEYGIEYLRPLTLREVADAVGVHESTVSRATSGKYAETPQGTFSFRFFFASGVSTALGDGAAAGSVKKRIKELIEQEDARNPLSDQDITDELRKAGVMISRRTVAKYREELGIPASSKRRRY, encoded by the coding sequence ATGCGGATTGGACAGGAATTAGCCTTGAAGCAGATTCCGAAACTGGTCATGACGCCAGAATTGAGGCAGGCGATTACTGTCTTGCAATTGCCCATCATGGATCTTCGTCAATACATCGAAGGTCAGCTGCTGGAGAACCCATTGCTGGAGATTGAAGATCAGGAGCCGTCCGACATCAGTGGGGAACCGGAAGGTCTAACAGAATCTACCGACTTTTCCGCTACCCCCCAGGACAAAGACTTGGACCCCCAGGAGCGGCAGGACGATAAATCTGCTGACATCGATTGGGAGCAATACTTCGCTGATTCTAGCGATGTGGGCTATCGTGAGACTTTTCCATCTGGTTTTGCTGATAAAGATGACACCTCCTTTGAAAACATGGCTACATCCCCACTTTCTCTACATGATCACTTGATGCTCCAGCTTCGCCTTGCTTGCTCTGGGAGAGATTTCACTATCGGCGAATTTATCATCGGAAATATCGACGATGATGGGTATCTGCGCTCAGGTATAGAAGAGATTGCTAGCATGTGCGGAGCGAGCCCCGACCAGGTAATTCATGTGCTTAGGTTGATCCAGTCTTTTGAACCCTCTGGTGTCGGTGCGAGAAATATCGCCGAATGCCTGCTCCTGCAGGTGCGCACCCTGGATCTCGACCCCGGACTTTTGCGATTGGCCGAAGCTGTCATACAAGGCCATCTCGAGGATTTAGCCTATGGGAGATATCACAAGATAGCTGAATCTCTCGGTATCTCGGTTCAAGATGCCCAGAAGGCAGGCGATCTGGTGAGGACCTTGGATCCCAAGCCTGGCAGAGAATTCGGAGGGACTCAGGGCACGAATTATATCATCCCGGATGTCATCATTCAGCGAGTCGGCCGTGAATATGTTGTAATCGTAAACGATCAGGCTGTTCCAAAGCTCACATTGAGCGCGACATATCGCCGGCTTTTACGTTCGCCTGATGAATATGGAGAGGTCGTGTCGGATTTCATAAAGGCGAAACTCAACTCCGCCATGTGGCTCTTAAAGAGTATCGAACGCCGCAGGCTTACGCTCCAGAGAGTTACGGAATGCATCGTGAAGTTTCAGAGGAAATTTCTTGAATATGGCATTGAATATCTGAGACCGCTTACTCTTCGTGAAGTGGCTGATGCTGTCGGTGTCCATGAATCCACCGTCAGCAGGGCTACTAGTGGCAAATATGCGGAAACCCCGCAAGGCACCTTCAGCTTCCGATTCTTTTTTGCAAGTGGGGTATCCACCGCGTTGGGGGATGGCGCCGCTGCGGGGAGCGTCAAGAAGCGGATTAAAGAGCTCATTGAACAAGAAGATGCTAGAAACCCTCTCTCTGATCAGGACATAACAGATGAACTCAGAAAGGCAGGGGTGATGATTTCCCGGCGAACGGTGGCTAAATATCGTGAGGAGCTGGGGATACCCGCTTCGAGCAAGAGGCGCAGATATTGA
- the gap gene encoding type I glyceraldehyde-3-phosphate dehydrogenase produces the protein MATKVGINGFGRIGRIVFRAAMGNPNLDIVAVNDLADPKTNAHLLKYDSVHGILNADVVAKDDALVVNGKEVKVLSEKDPAKLPWKDLGVEVVIESTGIFTDGTKAKAHLDAGAKKVIISAPAKNEDVTIVMGVNDGVYDPAKHNIISNASCTTNCLAPVAKVLHENFVIKKGLMTTVHSYTNDQRILDLVHKDLRRARAGAMSIIPTTTGAAKAVGLVLPELKGKLNGFAMRVPTPNVSVVDLVADVEKATSVEQVNATLRAAAQGPLKGIMDYTDEPLVSKDFNGNPHSSIVDGLSTMVIEGTLVKVIAWYDNEWGYSNRIVDLVSFIAKKGL, from the coding sequence ATGGCTACAAAGGTAGGAATCAATGGTTTCGGAAGAATAGGGAGGATAGTGTTTAGAGCCGCGATGGGGAATCCAAATCTAGACATTGTCGCGGTGAACGATCTTGCTGACCCAAAGACCAATGCCCATCTTTTGAAGTATGACTCGGTACATGGGATTCTGAATGCTGATGTAGTGGCCAAAGACGATGCTCTGGTAGTGAATGGGAAGGAAGTAAAGGTACTTTCTGAGAAAGATCCCGCGAAGCTTCCATGGAAAGACCTGGGGGTCGAAGTGGTCATAGAGTCAACCGGTATATTTACTGATGGCACAAAAGCAAAGGCTCATCTGGATGCAGGGGCCAAGAAGGTTATAATCAGTGCGCCTGCAAAGAATGAGGACGTCACCATTGTCATGGGGGTCAATGACGGAGTATATGATCCGGCCAAGCATAACATCATCTCCAACGCCTCCTGTACAACCAACTGCCTCGCCCCTGTGGCGAAGGTGCTTCACGAGAATTTCGTGATCAAGAAGGGGCTCATGACCACGGTACATTCTTACACAAATGACCAGAGAATCCTCGATCTGGTACATAAGGATCTCAGGCGTGCCAGAGCAGGAGCAATGTCGATAATCCCCACCACGACAGGCGCTGCTAAGGCAGTCGGACTTGTGTTGCCTGAGCTCAAGGGCAAGCTGAATGGATTTGCCATGCGCGTGCCAACCCCCAACGTATCTGTGGTGGACCTGGTGGCTGACGTAGAGAAAGCGACCAGTGTCGAGCAGGTAAACGCGACTCTCAGGGCCGCTGCTCAAGGGCCGCTGAAAGGGATCATGGACTATACCGACGAACCCCTCGTTTCCAAGGACTTCAATGGCAACCCGCATTCCTCCATAGTCGATGGGCTGTCCACCATGGTCATCGAGGGAACGCTAGTCAAGGTCATTGCCTGGTATGACAACGAATGGGGATATTCGAACCGTATCGTAGATCTTGTGTCGTTTATCGCCAAGAAGGGGCTATAA
- a CDS encoding phosphoglycerate kinase has translation MRRRCIIVNKATVKDIPVAGKRVLVRVDFNVPMNEKQEITDDRRIRAAIPTIQYLVDLKAKVILVSHLGRPKGKPTPQFRMDPVAKRLSELLGRDVKKVDDVIGDVPARAIAEMKDGDVILLENVRFYKEEEANDEGFARKLADLADIFVNDAFGTAHRAHASTAGVAKFLPAVAGFLMQKEIETMGRALENPVRPFVAILGGAKVSDKIGVIKNLIGKVDTLIIGGGMAYTFLKAKGYEVGDSLLEADKIDLASSLMQMAEQRGIEFLLPVDVVVADRFAPDANAKIVKSSQIPKGWQGVDIGPETVDAFKEAIKGAGTVIWNGPMGVFEMERFAVGTREIAEALAKSGAITIVGGGDSAAAIEQMGYADKMTHVSTGGGASLEFLEGLELPGVAVLQDRK, from the coding sequence ATGAGAAGGAGGTGCATAATCGTGAATAAGGCTACAGTGAAGGATATTCCGGTTGCGGGTAAGAGGGTGCTGGTGCGAGTGGACTTCAACGTTCCAATGAATGAAAAACAGGAGATCACCGATGATCGTCGTATCCGTGCCGCTATTCCAACGATCCAGTACCTGGTAGACCTGAAAGCAAAGGTGATATTGGTTTCTCATCTGGGAAGGCCAAAGGGGAAACCTACCCCGCAATTTCGTATGGATCCCGTGGCTAAGAGGCTCAGCGAGCTTCTCGGCCGCGATGTGAAAAAAGTTGATGACGTGATAGGCGATGTACCGGCCCGAGCTATCGCTGAAATGAAGGATGGCGACGTCATTCTCCTTGAGAATGTAAGGTTCTATAAGGAAGAGGAAGCGAATGATGAGGGATTTGCGAGAAAACTCGCGGATCTGGCCGATATCTTCGTAAATGACGCCTTTGGCACAGCTCATCGAGCTCATGCTTCCACCGCGGGAGTTGCGAAATTTCTGCCTGCGGTGGCAGGATTCTTGATGCAGAAAGAGATAGAGACCATGGGGAGGGCGCTTGAGAATCCAGTAAGGCCTTTTGTGGCCATATTAGGGGGAGCCAAGGTTTCTGACAAAATCGGGGTAATCAAGAACCTGATCGGAAAAGTGGATACTCTGATCATTGGCGGAGGAATGGCTTATACCTTCTTGAAGGCCAAGGGATATGAAGTAGGGGATTCGCTGCTCGAAGCGGACAAAATAGATCTCGCTTCTTCGCTTATGCAAATGGCGGAGCAGAGGGGCATAGAGTTCCTACTCCCCGTTGATGTTGTCGTAGCCGATAGATTTGCGCCGGATGCAAATGCTAAGATAGTGAAGAGCAGCCAGATTCCCAAAGGCTGGCAGGGAGTAGATATTGGGCCTGAGACAGTCGATGCTTTCAAAGAAGCCATAAAGGGCGCTGGTACTGTAATCTGGAACGGCCCTATGGGCGTATTTGAAATGGAGCGATTTGCGGTCGGCACCAGGGAGATAGCGGAGGCCCTTGCCAAGTCGGGCGCTATCACCATTGTAGGCGGCGGCGACTCGGCTGCAGCCATCGAGCAGATGGGGTATGCGGACAAGATGACCCATGTGTCTACCGGGGGCGGCGCGTCACTAGAATTCCTCGAAGGGCTAGAGCTTCCTGGTGTGGCTGTCCTGCAGGACCGGAAATAG
- a CDS encoding triose-phosphate isomerase has protein sequence MSGRRRIIAGNWKMYKTVPEALELINGLKPLVADIVDTEVVVCPPFTALYPVRDALSGSNIGLGAQDVFWEKEGAYTGEIAVAMLKDVGCSYCIVGHSERRKYFGETDEMVNKKARALLDAGIKPIICVGETLEEREAGNTESVITRQVRGALAGFSPDDGKSIVFAYEPVWAIGTGHSADGKEANRVIRLIRDTAAEILGGAVAQGIRIQYGGSVKPENIAEFLGQPEIDGALVGGASLKASLFAQIVKEGK, from the coding sequence ATGTCGGGTAGACGGCGCATAATCGCCGGTAATTGGAAGATGTACAAGACTGTGCCGGAGGCTCTCGAACTAATCAATGGGCTGAAGCCGCTGGTGGCAGATATCGTGGATACGGAAGTCGTAGTTTGTCCGCCCTTTACCGCGTTGTATCCTGTGCGGGACGCCTTGTCTGGATCAAACATTGGGCTTGGGGCGCAGGATGTCTTTTGGGAAAAGGAAGGCGCATACACCGGTGAGATAGCTGTGGCCATGCTCAAGGATGTAGGCTGCAGTTATTGTATCGTGGGACATTCCGAAAGACGGAAGTACTTTGGTGAAACCGATGAGATGGTGAATAAAAAGGCCCGGGCACTCCTTGATGCGGGAATCAAACCCATAATTTGCGTCGGGGAAACCCTTGAAGAGCGGGAGGCCGGAAATACGGAGTCTGTCATAACGAGGCAGGTTCGCGGGGCGTTGGCCGGATTTTCGCCGGATGATGGAAAGAGTATCGTATTTGCTTACGAACCCGTCTGGGCTATTGGCACTGGTCATTCTGCGGATGGCAAAGAGGCAAACAGGGTGATAAGGTTGATCCGCGACACTGCTGCAGAAATCCTGGGAGGAGCCGTAGCGCAGGGGATTCGCATCCAGTATGGCGGAAGCGTCAAACCAGAGAATATAGCAGAATTCCTTGGCCAGCCGGAAATTGATGGAGCGCTCGTGGGAGGCGCCAGTCTTAAAGCTAGCTTGTTTGCTCAAATTGTAAAAGAAGGGAAGTGA
- the eno gene encoding phosphopyruvate hydratase: MTTIVEVTGREILDSRGNPTVEVDVTLADGTVGRACVPSGASTGVHEALELRDKDEKRYLGKGVLKAVENINEIIAPEIVGMDATDQIGIDKELIELDGTPNKSKLGANAILGVSLACARAAANSLELPLFQYIGGINAKVLPVPMMNILNGGKHADNNVDIQEFMVVPAGAGSFAEALRMGAEVFHNLRAVVKKRGMGTAVGDEGGIAPNLESNEDALAVIVEAIEKAGYQPGKDAFIAIDVAASEMFKDGKYVFEGEGISRNADEMIEFYEGLVGKYPIISIEDPLSEDDWDGWKRLTDRLGKKIQIVGDDLFVTNTERIAQGIRSGVANSVLIKVNQIGSLTETLDAIEMAHRAGYTAVISHRSGETEDTTIADISVAVNAGQIKTGAPSRTDRVAKYNQLLRIEELLGDSAIYRGKKAFAVPGLL, encoded by the coding sequence ATGACGACGATTGTGGAAGTCACTGGAAGAGAGATACTAGATTCGAGGGGAAACCCGACGGTCGAGGTCGATGTCACCCTCGCTGACGGGACGGTGGGCCGGGCCTGTGTCCCATCTGGGGCATCGACAGGGGTCCATGAGGCCCTCGAACTTCGCGACAAAGATGAGAAACGTTACCTTGGCAAGGGCGTCCTGAAGGCAGTCGAGAATATCAATGAAATCATTGCTCCTGAGATTGTAGGCATGGATGCGACTGACCAGATCGGAATCGACAAGGAATTGATCGAGCTGGATGGAACCCCCAACAAATCGAAATTGGGGGCAAACGCTATTCTTGGCGTGTCTCTTGCATGCGCAAGGGCCGCGGCCAATTCTCTGGAGCTGCCTCTGTTCCAATATATCGGCGGGATCAACGCCAAGGTGCTCCCGGTTCCGATGATGAATATTCTCAATGGTGGAAAGCATGCCGACAATAACGTGGACATCCAGGAATTCATGGTGGTTCCTGCCGGTGCCGGTTCATTTGCGGAGGCCCTGAGGATGGGCGCAGAGGTATTTCATAATCTGCGGGCTGTGGTGAAGAAACGAGGAATGGGCACTGCAGTCGGCGATGAAGGCGGCATTGCTCCAAATCTTGAATCAAATGAAGATGCGCTTGCCGTCATAGTGGAAGCCATTGAAAAGGCTGGTTATCAGCCTGGCAAGGACGCCTTCATTGCCATTGATGTGGCGGCTAGCGAGATGTTCAAGGATGGGAAGTATGTCTTCGAGGGCGAAGGCATATCCCGAAATGCTGATGAGATGATAGAATTTTACGAGGGTCTCGTGGGTAAGTATCCTATCATTTCCATTGAGGACCCCCTCTCGGAAGACGACTGGGATGGCTGGAAAAGGCTCACCGATCGTCTCGGGAAGAAGATACAGATTGTGGGAGATGATCTGTTCGTCACCAATACAGAACGAATCGCGCAAGGAATCAGATCTGGCGTAGCGAATTCTGTGTTAATAAAGGTCAATCAGATTGGATCCCTCACCGAGACTCTAGATGCCATCGAGATGGCGCATAGGGCGGGGTACACGGCCGTGATCTCACACAGGTCCGGTGAGACAGAGGATACAACCATCGCTGACATATCGGTTGCGGTAAATGCCGGACAAATCAAGACCGGGGCCCCTTCCCGCACAGACCGTGTCGCCAAATATAACCAGTTGTTGCGGATAGAGGAGCTGCTTGGAGATAGCGCCATTTACCGTGGTAAGAAGGCTTTTGCGGTGCCCGGGCTGCTATAA
- the secG gene encoding preprotein translocase subunit SecG: protein MRTALIVFQFIVSIALIAVVLMQSSKGEGLGSIGGGAQLFFSKNKGLDDLLSKVTSVVAVLFLLSSIILTIVV from the coding sequence TTGAGGACCGCATTGATAGTCTTCCAATTCATTGTATCCATAGCGCTGATAGCTGTTGTGCTCATGCAGTCCAGCAAGGGCGAAGGTCTTGGGTCCATTGGAGGTGGAGCGCAGTTGTTCTTCTCCAAGAATAAGGGCCTGGACGATTTGTTGAGCAAGGTCACCAGCGTGGTGGCAGTGCTTTTCCTGCTATCCAGTATCATCCTGACCATCGTCGTCTAG
- a CDS encoding sodium-translocating pyrophosphatase produces the protein MSQVLWTTLAGLIGILFVIYLATGVLKKDPGNPAMREISGAIHEGAMAFLRREYSTIFLILAIVFIIMAAGISVYSAIAFVIGAACSISAGYIGMQISTRANTRTAQAATKGYNAAMAVAFPGGAVMGMSVVGIGLFALSLVYYIFSSVSSIGPIKATDIVAGFSMGASFVALFARVGGGIYTKAADVGADLVGKVEAGIPEDDPRNPAVIADLVGDNVGDVAGMGADLYESYVGSIVSSMVIAAAIFPDMDAKVRGIVFSLGMAAVGVIASIIGTFFVRTGEKGDPAGALRKGTYASSIFMIVGSFLLSKYYYGSLGVFWAAVAGLVAGVVTGLIAEVYTSGKSVENLANMCKTGAATNITGGMALSMRSTAVPLIFIAGATILSYHLAGFFGIAIAAIGMLSIAGMTVSVDAYGPISDNAGGIAEMAHLGKNVREITDSLDAAGNTTAAIAKGFAIGSAALTALALFFAYIHAAGLEVMDLLNASVVAGLFIGATVPYIFAAGTMEAVGRAAFGVVEEVRRQFREIKGLMEGKARADYARCVDITTREALREMVVPGLLAVVIPLVVGIILGPHALGGLLAGALAVGVPLAIQLANAGGAWDNAKKFIEAGNLGGKGTPVHAAAVIGDTVGDPFKDTAGPAMNILIKLMTVVSLVFAPLIVSLHNGLLGLFG, from the coding sequence ATGAGTCAAGTATTATGGACAACGCTTGCAGGCTTAATTGGTATCTTATTCGTCATCTACTTGGCAACTGGTGTCCTCAAGAAAGACCCCGGGAACCCTGCGATGAGGGAAATATCCGGAGCCATCCATGAGGGCGCGATGGCCTTCTTGAGGCGAGAGTACAGCACGATCTTTCTTATCCTGGCCATAGTCTTTATCATCATGGCCGCGGGAATCAGCGTCTATAGCGCCATTGCCTTTGTTATCGGAGCCGCGTGCTCGATTTCTGCTGGATATATCGGAATGCAGATCTCTACGCGGGCCAACACCCGGACCGCTCAGGCCGCGACCAAAGGATATAACGCTGCAATGGCAGTAGCATTTCCCGGTGGCGCAGTCATGGGCATGTCTGTAGTGGGCATTGGCCTCTTCGCCCTTTCCTTGGTTTACTACATATTCTCCAGTGTTTCCAGCATAGGCCCGATAAAGGCGACAGATATCGTGGCCGGGTTCAGCATGGGCGCGAGCTTCGTGGCTCTCTTTGCCCGTGTCGGCGGAGGGATTTACACCAAGGCCGCCGACGTCGGAGCTGACCTGGTAGGCAAGGTTGAAGCCGGAATCCCCGAAGATGATCCTCGTAACCCTGCCGTCATCGCAGACCTTGTAGGAGACAATGTGGGCGACGTGGCAGGGATGGGCGCCGACCTCTATGAGTCGTATGTCGGTTCGATCGTATCCAGTATGGTAATAGCTGCAGCCATATTCCCCGATATGGACGCGAAAGTGCGTGGCATCGTTTTCTCCCTCGGAATGGCCGCAGTTGGCGTCATCGCTTCTATCATAGGTACATTCTTTGTAAGGACGGGCGAAAAAGGCGACCCGGCCGGGGCTCTCCGCAAGGGAACATACGCTAGTTCCATCTTCATGATAGTTGGTTCCTTCCTCCTCAGCAAATACTATTACGGTAGCCTCGGCGTATTCTGGGCGGCAGTAGCAGGCCTTGTCGCCGGTGTCGTGACAGGACTTATTGCTGAGGTATACACATCCGGGAAGTCTGTCGAGAATCTTGCCAATATGTGTAAAACTGGCGCCGCCACTAATATCACCGGTGGCATGGCCCTCAGTATGAGAAGCACAGCCGTTCCCCTCATTTTCATCGCTGGCGCAACTATATTGTCCTATCATCTCGCCGGATTCTTCGGCATTGCCATCGCGGCCATTGGAATGCTTTCAATAGCTGGAATGACCGTTTCTGTTGACGCCTATGGACCTATCTCTGATAATGCTGGTGGCATAGCAGAGATGGCTCACCTTGGGAAGAACGTGAGAGAGATCACCGACTCCTTGGACGCTGCTGGTAACACCACCGCTGCAATCGCAAAAGGATTTGCCATCGGATCGGCTGCCCTGACCGCTCTGGCTCTATTCTTCGCATATATTCATGCAGCCGGACTCGAGGTCATGGATCTGCTTAATGCCTCTGTAGTGGCTGGTCTTTTCATTGGCGCCACAGTTCCATATATATTCGCCGCTGGAACGATGGAAGCTGTGGGACGCGCCGCATTCGGCGTCGTTGAAGAAGTCAGGAGGCAATTCCGCGAGATCAAGGGGCTTATGGAGGGGAAAGCGCGGGCTGACTATGCCAGGTGCGTGGACATCACTACCCGCGAGGCCTTACGTGAGATGGTAGTGCCTGGATTACTGGCAGTCGTGATTCCTCTCGTTGTGGGTATCATCCTTGGACCTCATGCCCTCGGAGGACTTCTTGCCGGAGCGCTGGCGGTTGGAGTTCCGCTAGCCATTCAGCTTGCCAATGCCGGTGGCGCCTGGGATAATGCCAAG